In the Bacillus shivajii genome, one interval contains:
- a CDS encoding 3-hydroxyacyl-CoA dehydrogenase/enoyl-CoA hydratase family protein gives MIDRIGKVAVLGSGVMGAGIAAHLANAGISSLLLDIVPRDLTEAEKKKGLTLEDNVVRNRLAAEAIEKLKKQNPAPLGRKENADLIEAGNMEDDMKRLSEVDWVIEVVVENLEIKQKVFAQVDEHRKPGSIVSSNTSGISIEAMADGRSDDFKKHFLGTHFFNPPRYLKLLEVIPTEDTLDEVFNFIKKFGEDTLGKGVVEAKDTPNFIANRIGTYGLLVTVREMVKRGFSVGEVDSVTGPAIGRPKSATFRTLDVVGLDTFLHVAKNVYDQVEGEEKDVFDPPQFMKDMAEKGWLGSKSGQGFYLKKKGENGSEILELDFETLEYVPRKKLKAPSVQQSKQAKSKADKLKALVYANDRAGELVWNILKPVLLYSAEKRTEIADSINSIDLAMKWGFGWELGPFETWDAIGIEKSVQRMEEEGETVPAWVKGMLESGITSFYQGYDDYYHNGEYVKADINPKVINLKALKDGGENVVMKNTGASLVDLGDGIACLEFHSPNNSIGLDVMQMINKSVEEVEKNYKGLVINNQGKNFCVGANLMMILMEAQDMNFPEIDLVVRQFQNSMAKIRYSAKPVVVAPFQMTLGGGTEISLPAAGMQASLETYMGLVEVGVGLIPGGGGNKELYLRHLNRLPEGAQIDLQAIANQTFETIAMAKVSKSAHEAQKLGFLRPQDSVSLNGDHLLHDAKQKALYLAESGYQSPKRDAIPVVGETGYATMLLGAKTMHFGGHISDHDLKIAEKLAFVLAGGRVPKGTKVDEQYLLDLEREAFLSLVGEPKTQQRMQHMLAKGKPLRN, from the coding sequence ATGATTGACAGAATCGGAAAAGTCGCTGTATTAGGCTCTGGAGTGATGGGGGCTGGAATTGCTGCACACTTAGCAAATGCAGGCATTTCATCGCTACTTTTAGACATCGTACCACGAGATCTAACCGAAGCTGAAAAGAAAAAAGGGTTAACACTTGAAGACAACGTTGTGAGAAACCGTTTAGCAGCTGAAGCGATTGAAAAATTAAAAAAGCAAAACCCAGCGCCTCTTGGCAGAAAAGAAAACGCAGACCTCATTGAAGCAGGAAACATGGAGGACGACATGAAGCGTCTTTCAGAAGTAGATTGGGTCATTGAAGTTGTTGTAGAAAACTTAGAAATTAAACAAAAAGTCTTTGCTCAAGTTGATGAGCACCGTAAGCCTGGAAGTATTGTTAGCTCAAATACGTCTGGAATTTCCATTGAAGCAATGGCAGATGGACGTTCTGACGACTTCAAGAAACATTTTTTAGGAACACACTTTTTCAACCCGCCTAGATATTTGAAGTTATTAGAAGTGATACCGACAGAAGATACATTAGATGAAGTATTCAACTTCATAAAGAAATTCGGTGAAGACACGTTAGGCAAAGGTGTCGTTGAAGCAAAAGACACGCCAAACTTCATCGCAAACCGAATCGGCACGTATGGACTTCTTGTAACAGTTCGTGAAATGGTCAAGCGAGGTTTTTCCGTAGGTGAAGTCGATTCAGTCACAGGACCTGCAATTGGACGTCCAAAAAGTGCAACGTTCCGTACATTAGATGTTGTTGGTCTTGATACATTCCTTCACGTTGCAAAAAACGTGTATGACCAAGTTGAAGGAGAAGAAAAAGACGTTTTTGACCCTCCACAATTTATGAAAGATATGGCTGAAAAAGGTTGGTTAGGAAGTAAATCAGGCCAAGGATTTTACTTAAAGAAAAAAGGTGAAAACGGAAGCGAGATCTTAGAGCTTGATTTCGAAACGCTTGAATATGTTCCGCGCAAAAAACTAAAGGCACCGTCTGTTCAGCAAAGTAAGCAGGCGAAGTCAAAAGCCGATAAATTAAAAGCGTTAGTTTACGCAAACGACCGTGCTGGTGAACTCGTATGGAACATTTTAAAACCTGTGTTACTTTACTCAGCAGAAAAACGTACAGAAATTGCAGATTCAATCAATTCGATTGACCTCGCAATGAAATGGGGATTCGGCTGGGAGCTTGGTCCTTTTGAAACGTGGGATGCGATTGGTATAGAAAAATCCGTCCAACGTATGGAAGAAGAAGGTGAAACAGTACCAGCCTGGGTCAAAGGGATGCTCGAGAGTGGCATAACGTCATTCTATCAAGGGTATGACGATTATTATCATAACGGTGAATATGTCAAAGCCGATATCAATCCAAAAGTTATAAATTTGAAAGCGCTTAAAGATGGTGGAGAAAATGTGGTGATGAAAAATACAGGTGCGTCTCTTGTGGATTTAGGAGACGGTATCGCATGTTTGGAATTCCACTCACCAAACAACTCAATTGGCTTAGACGTTATGCAAATGATTAATAAGTCGGTTGAAGAAGTAGAGAAGAACTACAAAGGACTTGTCATTAATAACCAAGGGAAAAATTTCTGTGTTGGTGCGAACTTAATGATGATTTTAATGGAAGCTCAAGACATGAACTTCCCTGAGATTGATTTAGTTGTTCGTCAGTTCCAAAACTCGATGGCAAAGATTCGTTACTCCGCAAAGCCAGTTGTTGTAGCACCATTCCAAATGACACTTGGTGGAGGGACAGAAATCTCACTTCCAGCAGCAGGTATGCAAGCCTCTTTAGAAACATACATGGGTCTTGTTGAAGTCGGTGTCGGATTAATCCCTGGTGGTGGAGGAAATAAAGAGCTTTACCTTCGTCACTTAAACCGTTTACCAGAAGGTGCGCAAATTGATTTACAGGCAATTGCGAACCAAACATTCGAAACGATTGCAATGGCAAAAGTAAGTAAAAGTGCACATGAAGCACAAAAGCTTGGATTCTTACGTCCACAAGACAGTGTAAGTCTGAATGGCGATCACTTATTACATGATGCAAAACAAAAAGCATTATATTTAGCAGAAAGCGGATATCAGTCGCCAAAACGTGATGCCATTCCAGTTGTCGGTGAAACAGGTTACGCAACGATGCTACTTGGAGCAAAAACGATGCACTTTGGAGGGCATATTTCTGATCATGATCTTAAGATTGCTGAAAAACTCGCGTTTGTTTTAGCAGGCGGTCGTGTCCCTAAAGGCACAAAAGTCGATGAACAATATTTATTAGACCTTGAGCGTGAAGCATTCTTAAGCTTAGTAGGAGAGCCAAAAACACAACAAAGAATGCAACACATGTTAGCTAAAGGCAAACCGTTACGTAACTAA
- a CDS encoding spore coat protein — MAQNQQQKIQNPKTQVPQTPQMNDRDYINDMLTTEKYMTSAYSVAANEASHESLYSDIQQICNEAQRCQRDLFNVMFEKGWYSFDAEQQQTLSQSYQQFVGYQSQIPYNQNTPMS, encoded by the coding sequence ATGGCACAAAATCAACAGCAAAAAATTCAAAATCCAAAAACACAAGTACCACAAACCCCACAGATGAATGATAGAGATTATATTAATGATATGCTTACAACGGAAAAATACATGACATCGGCATATTCTGTTGCAGCAAATGAAGCAAGTCACGAATCTCTTTATTCAGATATTCAGCAAATTTGTAATGAAGCACAACGCTGTCAGCGAGACTTATTCAACGTCATGTTTGAAAAAGGCTGGTACAGTTTTGATGCAGAACAACAGCAAACACTTAGCCAATCTTATCAACAATTTGTAGGGTATCAATCACAAATTCCGTATAACCAGAATACTCCTATGTCTTAA
- a CDS encoding methyltransferase family protein, which produces MVTKPYFSRTIIPQEDRPLFSRGPYRFTRHPYHSGFFFITLGITMFISGHWLSIVSTFLFIGSALHYRMSLEESYYQKQYGDIYPVWCRHRFRLLPFLY; this is translated from the coding sequence ATGGTAACCAAACCTTATTTCTCACGTACAATTATTCCTCAAGAAGATAGGCCTTTGTTTAGTCGTGGACCGTACAGATTTACACGTCACCCATACCATAGTGGATTTTTCTTTATCACGTTAGGAATTACGATGTTTATAAGCGGACATTGGTTATCAATCGTCTCAACATTTTTGTTTATCGGAAGCGCCCTTCATTACCGGATGAGTCTTGAAGAGTCGTACTACCAAAAACAATACGGAGATATTTATCCTGTTTGGTGTAGACACCGCTTCCGCCTCCTCCCATTCCTTTATTAA
- the secY gene encoding preprotein translocase subunit SecY gives MLRTLRNIMRVGDLRNKIIFTLLMLLVFRIGAHIPAPGVNAEALNFDGLAALGFLNAFGGGALERFSIFATGIMPYITASIIVQLLRMDVVPKFAEWSREGESGRKKLAQVTRYGTIVIAFVQALGMSIGFNNLMPGLVPNPTVATYLLIALTLTAGTAFLMWLGEHITLKGVGNGISILIFAGIVAAVPNGVNQLYSMYFIDAGDQLFLNIVTVVLILLGILAVTVGVIFVQQAVRKIPVQYAKKMAAGGRPTGGQSTHLPIKVNAAGVIPVIFAMSIFIFPPTVANFFGEQNAFGQWIVNVFDYSSPVGMIVYAILIIGFAYFYTFVQMNPEQMAENLKKQNGFVPGIRPGKTTEVYITRLLYRLTFVGGIFLAVVSVMPLIAGALMGLPPAVQIGGTGLLIVVGVALTTMQQVESQLIDRRYTGFLKKSS, from the coding sequence ATGCTTCGTACGTTACGTAACATCATGCGCGTAGGGGATTTGCGCAACAAAATCATTTTTACACTGCTAATGCTTCTTGTTTTTCGTATTGGTGCACATATTCCAGCTCCAGGGGTGAATGCTGAAGCACTTAATTTTGATGGATTAGCAGCACTAGGTTTTCTTAATGCTTTTGGTGGAGGAGCTCTTGAGAGATTCTCAATTTTTGCAACTGGAATTATGCCTTATATTACTGCTTCAATTATCGTACAGCTCCTTCGAATGGATGTTGTACCAAAATTTGCAGAATGGTCAAGAGAAGGCGAATCAGGCCGAAAGAAGTTAGCGCAAGTAACGCGTTACGGAACGATTGTTATTGCTTTTGTTCAAGCGCTTGGTATGTCAATTGGATTCAATAACTTAATGCCAGGACTTGTTCCAAATCCTACAGTGGCTACATACTTGTTAATTGCTTTAACACTTACTGCAGGTACTGCGTTCCTTATGTGGCTAGGGGAACACATTACATTAAAAGGTGTTGGAAACGGGATCTCAATCCTCATTTTTGCCGGGATTGTTGCAGCCGTTCCAAACGGTGTGAACCAGCTTTACTCCATGTATTTTATTGATGCTGGTGACCAACTATTTTTAAACATCGTAACAGTTGTATTAATTTTATTAGGAATTCTTGCTGTAACTGTTGGGGTTATCTTTGTCCAACAGGCGGTACGAAAAATTCCTGTTCAATATGCGAAAAAAATGGCTGCTGGTGGTCGTCCAACAGGTGGACAATCAACTCACTTGCCAATTAAAGTGAATGCTGCAGGGGTTATTCCAGTCATTTTTGCAATGTCGATATTTATTTTCCCGCCAACTGTTGCAAACTTTTTTGGTGAACAAAATGCCTTTGGACAATGGATTGTAAATGTATTCGACTATTCATCGCCAGTTGGTATGATTGTTTATGCAATTTTAATTATTGGCTTTGCCTATTTCTACACATTTGTTCAAATGAATCCAGAGCAAATGGCTGAGAACTTAAAGAAACAAAATGGGTTTGTTCCAGGCATCCGTCCAGGTAAAACGACAGAAGTGTATATTACACGTTTGTTATATCGCCTAACGTTTGTTGGGGGTATATTCCTTGCCGTTGTATCTGTTATGCCATTGATCGCTGGTGCGTTAATGGGTCTTCCGCCAGCTGTTCAAATTGGTGGTACGGGACTCCTCATCGTTGTTGGTGTTGCATTAACGACAATGCAACAAGTTGAAAGTCAGTTAATTGACAGAAGGTATACTGGATTCTTGAAGAAGTCTTCATAA